One Microlunatus soli genomic window carries:
- a CDS encoding GAF and ANTAR domain-containing protein has product MLGEDNPELKYATEFARLAEQLHQEPREQPTLERIAGLAVETIDACDYCGISLRDRDGRITTPASTSPISSRADALQYELAEGPCVDAIWQADTYLIDSLRTESRWPRWTPRAAELGIGSILSVRLSGPNEQAVAALNLYSVEAHVFDHTDVAIASIYARHASRALADARTREGLETALESRQMIGVAQGILVQRFGLNLDQSFELLRRYSRDYNIKLRVLAENLVRNKGIRDDLDVADAVARSFDLAVDQPRES; this is encoded by the coding sequence ATGCTGGGAGAGGACAACCCGGAGTTGAAATATGCCACCGAGTTCGCGCGACTCGCCGAGCAGCTCCATCAGGAACCGCGCGAGCAACCGACCCTGGAACGAATCGCCGGTCTGGCGGTCGAGACGATCGACGCCTGCGACTATTGCGGGATCTCCCTGCGAGACCGCGACGGCAGGATCACCACCCCGGCCAGCACGTCCCCGATCTCCTCGCGAGCCGATGCCCTGCAGTACGAACTGGCCGAGGGCCCGTGCGTGGACGCCATCTGGCAGGCCGACACGTACCTGATCGACTCCCTCCGGACCGAGTCGCGTTGGCCGCGCTGGACACCGCGCGCTGCCGAATTGGGCATCGGATCGATTCTCAGCGTGCGACTCAGTGGCCCGAACGAGCAGGCGGTCGCGGCGCTCAATCTCTATTCCGTCGAAGCACATGTCTTCGACCACACCGACGTGGCGATCGCCAGCATCTACGCCCGGCACGCCAGCCGAGCGCTCGCCGATGCGCGCACCCGGGAAGGTCTTGAAACGGCCCTGGAATCCCGGCAGATGATCGGGGTCGCACAGGGCATCCTCGTCCAACGGTTCGGTCTCAACCTCGATCAGTCTTTCGAACTGCTTCGCCGCTACTCACGCGATTACAACATCAAACTGCGGGTGCTCGCGGAGAATCTTGTAAGAAACAAGGGGATTCGCGACGATCTGGACGTCGCTGATGCGGTCGCGCGCTCGTTCGACCTCGCGGTCGACCAGCCGCGGGAAAGCTGA
- a CDS encoding DUF6766 family protein, which produces MTRFLRENGLSLFFGTILVMALAGQAVAGLAEFNDQQLVAGLQPLTMRDYLLSSDFAVDVAENWQSEFLQFLLYIYATVWLLQRGSSESKELDRRGHESDQDQLVGPHATDRSPAWARAGGWRLAIYSRSLSIMMGSIFLLSWLAQSIAGRASYNAQQLSQYSDPVSWLGYVSSADFWSRTLQNWQSEFLAVAAMAVFAIYLRQRGSPESKPVGAPHDSTGLEG; this is translated from the coding sequence ATGACCCGGTTCCTGCGGGAGAACGGTCTCAGCCTGTTCTTCGGGACGATTCTGGTCATGGCCCTGGCCGGGCAGGCCGTCGCCGGGCTGGCCGAGTTCAACGACCAGCAGCTGGTAGCGGGCCTGCAGCCGCTGACGATGAGGGACTATCTGCTGAGCTCCGACTTCGCCGTGGACGTCGCGGAGAACTGGCAGTCGGAGTTCCTGCAGTTCCTGCTCTACATCTACGCCACCGTCTGGCTGCTGCAACGCGGGTCCAGCGAGTCCAAGGAGCTGGACCGACGCGGCCACGAGTCGGATCAAGATCAACTCGTCGGACCCCATGCCACCGACCGGTCACCGGCCTGGGCCCGTGCCGGTGGGTGGCGACTGGCGATCTATTCGCGGTCGTTGTCGATCATGATGGGCAGCATCTTCCTGCTGTCCTGGCTGGCGCAGTCGATCGCCGGGCGTGCCTCCTACAACGCCCAGCAGTTGAGCCAGTACTCCGATCCGGTCAGCTGGCTCGGCTACGTCAGCTCCGCCGACTTCTGGAGCCGGACGTTGCAGAACTGGCAGTCGGAGTTCCTCGCGGTAGCGGCGATGGCGGTGTTCGCGATCTATCTGCGGCAGCGCGGTTCACCGGAGTCCAAGCCGGTCGGCGCACCGCACGACAGCACCGGTCTGGAGGGCTGA
- a CDS encoding endonuclease/exonuclease/phosphatase family protein, protein MRIASLNTWGMRGDWQRRLPRMRAGFSALAADIVLLQETVLTEQVDQAREILGDGFQIAQQSDRERGRAGVPAGQGISTASRWPLGRIVEVDLHLTERTDDFACGCLITEILAPEPIGRVWVAHHFPDYQLDHERERRLQAAAVGRELERLVTQAPGHVVVGGDLDADPAADSIRFWTGRHVIDDVSVCYRSVWEARHSDRPPAETYSPANPLQTTAVDWPFRTIDHVFVRCGEHGPTMLVDGCMRIFDHGSDIVSDHFGVLVDLRPDRREHGD, encoded by the coding sequence ATGCGGATCGCCAGCCTGAACACCTGGGGAATGCGCGGCGACTGGCAGCGTCGGCTGCCGAGGATGAGGGCGGGTTTCAGCGCGCTGGCCGCTGACATCGTGCTGCTCCAGGAGACGGTGCTGACCGAGCAGGTCGACCAGGCCCGCGAGATCCTCGGGGACGGCTTTCAGATCGCCCAGCAGAGCGACCGGGAGCGCGGTCGCGCCGGTGTCCCCGCCGGACAAGGGATCAGCACGGCCAGCCGGTGGCCACTGGGGCGGATCGTCGAGGTCGATCTCCATCTGACCGAACGGACCGACGATTTCGCCTGCGGTTGCCTGATCACCGAGATCCTGGCTCCGGAACCGATCGGCCGGGTCTGGGTTGCCCATCACTTCCCCGACTATCAACTTGATCATGAACGCGAGCGTCGATTGCAGGCGGCAGCGGTCGGCCGGGAACTCGAACGACTTGTCACCCAGGCGCCCGGCCATGTGGTCGTCGGCGGCGACCTCGACGCCGACCCGGCAGCTGACAGCATCCGATTCTGGACCGGCCGGCACGTGATCGACGACGTCAGTGTCTGCTACCGCAGTGTGTGGGAAGCCCGGCACAGCGACCGGCCACCTGCCGAGACCTACAGCCCCGCCAATCCGCTACAGACCACCGCGGTGGACTGGCCGTTCCGGACCATCGATCACGTCTTCGTCCGGTGCGGCGAGCACGGTCCGACGATGCTTGTCGACGGCTGCATGCGGATCTTCGACCACGGCTCCGACATCGTCAGTGACCACTTCGGAGTCCTGGTCGACCTCCGCCCCGACCGTCGCGAGCACGGCGACTGA
- a CDS encoding aldo/keto reductase: MTADYSRPTTQLASGQSMPLLGFGTWQIPDDEAPAATTAALEAGYRHIDTATGYANEAGIGKALASAGLPRDSVFVTTKMPPDHVGRERQTLEESLTKLGLDHVDLWLVHWPPNKQATPQAWEQFIAAQQDGLTRAIGVSNYSLDQIDELIKATDVAPAVNQIRWSPPIYDAAIAAGLADRKVVLEGYSPFRAADLDDPTLLAIADEHGVNSAQVIIGWHVKHGFVVIPKSTRPERIISNAAGATVDLTADEVAAIDALGS, encoded by the coding sequence ATGACAGCCGACTATTCGCGTCCCACCACCCAACTGGCCTCCGGGCAGTCGATGCCGCTGCTCGGCTTCGGCACCTGGCAGATCCCCGACGACGAGGCGCCGGCGGCGACCACCGCGGCCCTGGAAGCCGGCTACCGGCACATCGACACCGCAACCGGCTACGCCAATGAGGCGGGGATCGGCAAGGCGCTCGCCTCGGCCGGTCTGCCCCGGGACTCGGTGTTCGTCACCACCAAGATGCCGCCCGATCACGTCGGACGTGAGCGGCAGACCCTGGAGGAGTCGCTGACCAAGCTCGGTCTTGATCATGTCGACCTCTGGCTGGTGCACTGGCCGCCGAACAAGCAGGCCACACCGCAGGCCTGGGAACAGTTCATCGCAGCCCAGCAGGACGGACTGACCCGAGCGATCGGCGTCAGCAACTACTCGCTGGACCAGATCGACGAGTTGATCAAGGCCACCGACGTCGCTCCAGCGGTCAACCAGATCAGGTGGAGCCCACCGATCTACGACGCAGCGATCGCCGCCGGACTGGCCGATCGCAAGGTCGTGCTGGAGGGCTACAGCCCGTTCCGGGCAGCCGATCTCGATGATCCGACGTTGCTGGCGATCGCCGACGAACACGGCGTGAACAGTGCCCAGGTGATCATCGGCTGGCACGTCAAGCACGGCTTCGTGGTGATCCCGAAGTCGACCAGGCCGGAGCGGATCATCAGCAACGCGGCCGGCGCCACCGTCGATCTGACGGCCGACGAGGTGGCCGCAATCGACGCACTCGGGAGCTAG
- a CDS encoding DUF6328 family protein, with protein MTPSDPGGSDSGRHETDSGRHETDTERYDRNWRDIQQELRITQTGTQLLAGFLMTLPFQQRFSMLTDNEEAIYLALVLLAAGISILALAPVSAHRVLFRQHRMSEVVRIGNLILIICMIASAVLFAGTVLMIFDVVLGESVGLPVAAGLFIGTAVLWLAVPLRIRSGRSGTRRRKHE; from the coding sequence GTGACCCCATCCGATCCAGGCGGCTCCGATTCCGGCCGCCACGAAACCGATTCCGGCCGCCACGAAACCGATACCGAACGTTACGACCGTAACTGGCGTGACATCCAGCAGGAACTCCGGATCACCCAGACCGGCACCCAGCTCCTTGCCGGCTTCTTGATGACGTTGCCGTTCCAACAGCGGTTCAGCATGCTCACCGACAACGAAGAAGCGATCTATCTCGCACTGGTGCTGCTGGCAGCCGGAATCTCGATCCTGGCGCTGGCTCCGGTCAGTGCACACCGGGTGCTGTTCCGCCAACATCGGATGTCGGAGGTGGTCAGGATCGGCAACCTGATCTTGATCATCTGCATGATCGCCAGTGCCGTACTGTTCGCCGGAACGGTCCTGATGATCTTCGACGTCGTGCTCGGTGAGTCGGTGGGGCTGCCGGTGGCCGCCGGGCTCTTCATCGGCACCGCCGTGCTCTGGCTGGCCGTCCCACTGCGGATCCGCAGCGGGCGCTCCGGAACGAGGCGACGCAAGCATGAATAG
- a CDS encoding MarR family winged helix-turn-helix transcriptional regulator — MAAGDSDDISMAVRRLLQSGRRMQSAAARRLGLRITDVQAMDLVTASGNRISPVDLADQLGIRTASASALIDRMVAVGHLERGPASRDAALGHRRRTNISATDAARSEVRDTLRDVNDGFRDLATTLSPRDAAVVLSFLERATEILQEYSDDAGAADRGGATAPDSDTDR, encoded by the coding sequence GTGGCCGCAGGCGATTCCGACGACATCAGCATGGCCGTGCGACGCCTGTTGCAATCGGGCCGTCGGATGCAGTCGGCGGCAGCCCGCCGGTTAGGGCTGCGGATCACCGACGTGCAGGCTATGGACCTGGTGACAGCCTCGGGGAATCGGATCAGTCCGGTCGATCTTGCTGATCAGTTGGGGATCCGCACCGCGTCGGCCAGCGCACTGATCGACCGGATGGTCGCCGTCGGACACCTCGAACGGGGCCCGGCCAGCCGCGATGCAGCGCTCGGCCACCGTCGGCGGACCAACATCTCCGCGACCGATGCCGCACGCAGCGAGGTCCGCGACACCCTGCGCGATGTCAACGACGGTTTCCGCGACCTTGCCACGACATTGTCGCCGAGGGACGCCGCCGTGGTGCTGTCCTTCCTGGAGCGCGCCACCGAGATCCTTCAGGAGTACTCCGATGACGCAGGGGCCGCCGACCGGGGCGGAGCGACGGCACCGGACTCCGATACCGACCGGTGA
- a CDS encoding FUSC family protein, with protein sequence MAIRTAIAGGLAWWVAQLLPGSEPGRYAYFAPMGAVVVTSTSVAATFRELLRSVAALAIGAGLGSLALLVTRPDAFSVAAIIVISVLIAGWSRLGSMRGWVPTVAVLTLVLGVGKPLTYASAYTGLTGLGAGIAATVVVLLPQLVIEPMVAATRRLLSLIINNLQQIQDDLERTGSIGSADGSELETALAQLGDRLRDTEDSGRANLRRRRSRVDDRLQRARAVRALAERLQYFRQRLAEHQSDDRGDRTGRDASSAAGGELARLISGTIALVLRALRDQDGEVDLEAELDEQMSALDEAVQQEPYGAPGLHTASSTVYELRRLGLAARAVLDAGAPWD encoded by the coding sequence ATGGCGATCCGTACGGCGATCGCCGGCGGCCTGGCCTGGTGGGTCGCGCAGCTGCTGCCCGGCAGTGAACCCGGGCGGTACGCCTACTTCGCTCCGATGGGCGCAGTGGTGGTCACCTCGACCAGCGTCGCGGCCACCTTTCGTGAACTACTGCGTTCGGTGGCCGCGCTGGCGATCGGTGCCGGCCTCGGCTCCTTGGCGCTGCTGGTGACCAGGCCGGATGCCTTCAGCGTTGCCGCCATCATCGTGATCAGTGTGCTGATCGCCGGCTGGTCGCGGCTCGGATCGATGCGCGGCTGGGTGCCGACCGTTGCTGTCCTGACCTTGGTCCTCGGCGTCGGCAAGCCGCTGACCTATGCGTCGGCCTATACCGGCCTGACCGGGCTCGGTGCCGGCATCGCCGCCACCGTCGTCGTGCTGCTGCCCCAGTTGGTGATCGAGCCGATGGTGGCCGCGACCCGACGCCTGTTGTCGTTGATCATCAACAATCTGCAACAGATCCAGGACGACCTGGAACGAACGGGGTCCATCGGCTCGGCCGACGGGTCCGAGCTGGAAACCGCCTTGGCGCAGCTCGGCGACCGGCTCCGGGACACCGAGGACTCCGGCAGAGCCAATCTGCGCCGCCGCCGCAGCCGCGTCGATGACCGACTGCAGCGGGCGCGGGCGGTCCGCGCGTTGGCCGAGCGCCTGCAGTACTTCCGGCAGCGGTTGGCCGAACATCAGTCCGACGACCGCGGCGACCGTACCGGCCGCGACGCCAGCAGCGCCGCCGGCGGCGAACTGGCCCGACTGATCAGCGGGACCATCGCACTGGTCCTGCGCGCGCTGCGTGATCAGGACGGTGAGGTCGACCTCGAAGCCGAGCTGGACGAGCAGATGAGTGCGCTGGACGAGGCGGTACAGCAGGAGCCGTACGGCGCGCCGGGGCTGCACACCGCCAGTTCAACGGTCTACGAACTCCGCCGGCTCGGCCTGGCGGCCCGCGCGGTGCTGGACGCGGGTGCGCCGTGGGATTGA
- a CDS encoding FAD-dependent oxidoreductase, with protein sequence MTTRVAVVGGGPGGVMLAYLLARARISVTLLETHRDFDRDFRGDSLHPYTLELLDSLGLAEDLLRLDHVAARYFRFHTPTGTVTTADYGKVRSPFPYVALMPQARFLAFLAERASRFDDFELRTDAKVVDLLTARSEDHQATERWPADRRVRGVRYRSADGEHDLAADLVIAADGRFSRLRRIADLPVRSLGATTDLLWFRLPRQPDDPPEADTDLYFGSGNYVGLLGAPTSWQVGYSLPKGGYRALRADGVQPIKDFLHRHVGWLGDRIELLENFNQTTLLSVDISRVDRWHRPGLLLIGDAAHVISPVGGNGILMAIQDAVAAANRLIPAMRTGQLDSADLVAIQAAREPAIRQVQAQQVRVERRAATARQAGRPLIPTRPLKVITAIPGMRARAATANAYGPYPPRLEVG encoded by the coding sequence ATGACGACCAGGGTGGCGGTCGTCGGCGGCGGGCCGGGTGGGGTGATGCTGGCCTACCTGCTGGCGCGCGCGAGGATTTCGGTGACGCTGCTGGAGACGCACCGGGACTTCGACCGGGACTTCCGCGGTGACTCGCTGCACCCGTACACGTTGGAGCTACTGGACAGCCTCGGCCTGGCCGAGGATCTGCTGCGGCTGGATCATGTCGCCGCCCGGTACTTCCGATTCCACACCCCGACCGGAACGGTGACGACCGCCGACTACGGGAAGGTCCGATCGCCGTTTCCCTATGTCGCGTTGATGCCCCAGGCGCGCTTCCTGGCCTTCCTGGCTGAGCGGGCGAGCCGGTTCGACGACTTCGAACTCCGTACCGACGCCAAGGTGGTGGACCTGCTGACGGCCAGGTCCGAAGATCATCAAGCGACCGAACGGTGGCCGGCCGACCGGCGCGTGCGTGGGGTGCGCTATCGATCCGCCGACGGTGAGCACGACCTCGCGGCCGACCTGGTGATCGCCGCCGACGGGCGCTTTTCCCGGCTGCGCCGGATCGCCGACCTGCCGGTCCGCTCACTGGGCGCGACCACCGATCTGCTCTGGTTCCGGCTGCCGCGGCAGCCCGATGATCCGCCGGAGGCCGACACCGACCTCTACTTCGGCAGCGGCAACTATGTCGGTCTGTTGGGCGCGCCGACGAGTTGGCAGGTCGGCTACAGCCTGCCGAAGGGTGGCTATCGCGCGTTGCGTGCCGACGGTGTGCAGCCGATCAAGGACTTCCTGCATCGACATGTCGGCTGGCTGGGAGATCGGATCGAACTGCTCGAGAACTTCAACCAGACCACGCTGCTGTCGGTCGACATCTCCCGCGTGGACCGGTGGCACCGGCCCGGGTTGCTGTTGATCGGCGACGCCGCGCACGTCATCTCACCGGTCGGCGGCAACGGCATCCTGATGGCGATCCAGGATGCCGTCGCCGCGGCGAACCGGCTGATCCCCGCGATGCGCACCGGGCAGCTCGACTCGGCGGACCTGGTTGCCATCCAGGCCGCCCGAGAGCCCGCCATCCGGCAGGTGCAGGCCCAGCAGGTCCGGGTCGAACGCCGTGCAGCGACAGCTCGTCAGGCCGGCAGACCGTTGATCCCCACCCGGCCCTTGAAGGTGATCACGGCGATCCCCGGGATGCGTGCCAGGGCAGCGACGGCCAATGCGTACGGTCCCTACCCGCCCCGGTTGGAGGTCGGCTGA
- a CDS encoding alcohol dehydrogenase catalytic domain-containing protein: MRAVTWQGKRDVSIDTVADPTISEPTDAIIEVTSTAICGSDLHLYEVLGPYMTPGDVLGHEPMGVVREVGSAVDTIRPGDRVVIPFTISCGWCWMCRQGLQSQCETTQVTDHGTGAALLGYSALYGAVPGGQAEYLRVPHADYGAMKVPQDGPDETYLFLSDILPTAWQGVEYAQLPDGGTLVVNGLGPVGQLASRIGVHRGHRVIAIEPEEVRRTMAERHGVETLDLTDDVNDRIRESTDGRGPDAVLDAVGMEAHGSRAARTLQNLAGLLPDRLGQTMTEKAGVDALGSLHAAIDLVRRGGTVSISGVYGGAVDPMPMMQLFDKQITLRMGQANVRRWTDTLLPLLTDPGDPLGVLDLTTHTAPLDRAPELYKTFQDKTDGCIKVVLKPRQ; encoded by the coding sequence ATGAGAGCAGTGACGTGGCAGGGCAAACGGGACGTCAGCATCGACACCGTTGCCGACCCGACGATCAGCGAACCGACCGACGCGATCATCGAGGTCACCTCGACCGCGATCTGCGGCTCCGATCTCCACCTCTACGAGGTCCTGGGACCGTACATGACACCGGGTGACGTCCTCGGCCACGAACCGATGGGCGTGGTCCGTGAGGTCGGCAGTGCGGTCGATACGATTCGTCCGGGTGACCGTGTCGTGATCCCGTTCACCATCTCCTGTGGTTGGTGTTGGATGTGCCGACAAGGCCTGCAGTCCCAATGTGAGACGACCCAGGTCACCGACCACGGAACCGGCGCGGCACTGCTCGGCTACTCCGCGCTCTACGGTGCGGTTCCGGGCGGGCAGGCCGAATACCTCCGGGTGCCGCACGCTGACTACGGCGCGATGAAGGTGCCGCAGGACGGACCGGACGAGACCTACCTGTTCCTGTCCGACATCCTGCCGACGGCCTGGCAGGGCGTCGAGTATGCGCAGCTGCCCGACGGCGGCACCCTGGTGGTGAACGGACTCGGACCCGTCGGTCAGCTGGCGTCCCGGATCGGCGTCCATCGCGGCCACCGGGTGATCGCGATCGAGCCCGAAGAGGTCCGCCGGACGATGGCAGAACGGCACGGAGTCGAGACCCTCGACCTGACCGACGACGTGAACGACCGGATCCGGGAGAGCACCGACGGTCGCGGCCCGGACGCCGTGCTGGACGCCGTCGGCATGGAAGCGCACGGCTCGCGGGCCGCCAGGACGCTGCAGAACCTCGCCGGACTGCTTCCCGACCGGCTCGGGCAGACCATGACCGAGAAGGCCGGTGTGGACGCCCTCGGCTCACTGCACGCGGCGATCGATCTGGTCCGTCGCGGCGGGACCGTATCGATCTCCGGCGTGTACGGCGGCGCCGTCGATCCGATGCCGATGATGCAACTGTTCGACAAGCAGATCACGCTCCGGATGGGACAGGCCAACGTCCGGCGTTGGACCGACACGTTGCTGCCGTTGCTGACCGATCCGGGCGACCCGCTCGGCGTGCTGGACCTGACGACCCACACCGCACCGCTGGATCGGGCACCCGAGCTGTACAAGACCTTCCAGGACAAGACCGACGGGTGTATCAAGGTCGTGCTGAAACCTCGGCAATGA
- a CDS encoding DUF3099 domain-containing protein: MNTTHRIGSSTERPVITDAATAASSELRSRQIRYNITMAFRTACFVGMFFTPNPFRWVLFGAAVVLPYIAMITGSQADRRTRRYCAGGSAVDRGVEEPMSSDIRRIGAGPDQLDRYRGGGHE, encoded by the coding sequence ATGAACACAACGCATCGGATCGGGTCATCCACCGAACGCCCGGTGATCACCGACGCGGCAACCGCCGCCAGCAGTGAGCTCAGGTCCCGGCAGATCCGCTACAACATCACGATGGCCTTCCGGACGGCCTGCTTCGTCGGCATGTTCTTCACGCCGAACCCGTTCCGCTGGGTGCTCTTCGGCGCAGCGGTGGTGCTGCCCTACATCGCGATGATCACCGGCAGTCAGGCGGACCGCCGGACCCGGCGGTACTGCGCCGGCGGTTCGGCTGTTGATCGTGGCGTCGAGGAGCCGATGTCGTCGGACATCCGCCGGATCGGTGCCGGACCTGATCAACTGGATCGATACCGAGGTGGTGGCCATGAATGA
- a CDS encoding SDR family oxidoreductase, producing MNDRDDAPLVLVTGASGYVGGRLIPELLSAGYRVRALARHPETLADRPWRPSIEVVGGDARRADQMRSALDGVQIAYYLIHAMGSGAHYDARDRHLARTFAEAARGAGVGRIVYLGGMHPRDEVLSPHLESRREVGEIFLSSGVPSIVLQAAVIIGSGSASFEMLRYLTERLPVMIAPTWLRTRIQPIAIRDVLYYLVAVAGLADDHNRTFDIGGPDVLTYQQMIQRYARAVGLPSRLIGTVPWLTPWLASHWVGLVTPVPATIAKPLVLSLTHEVTRKEDDLDRLLPGPPRQLIGFDRAVELALQKIQDYDVSTTWSSANYVGAPSDPLPDDPDWAGGDLYVDDRRTEVDASPADLWSVIEEIGGRAGWHSWRLGWLARGLMDRLVGGPGLRRGRRHPTKLETGDPLDWWRVEQIIPGELLRLRAEMKLPGLAWLELIIETDDAGRTFFRQRALYHPYGLLGHLYWLAVTPFHGVVFGGMQRNIARSTPAGGADHRHSVGGAGKPDPANRGRAQSGRDRPSGR from the coding sequence ATGAATGATCGTGACGACGCGCCGTTGGTTCTGGTCACCGGGGCCAGCGGGTATGTCGGCGGTCGGCTGATCCCCGAGCTGCTGTCGGCCGGATATCGTGTCCGAGCGCTGGCGCGGCACCCCGAGACGTTGGCCGATCGGCCCTGGCGTCCGTCGATCGAGGTGGTCGGTGGCGACGCCCGGCGGGCCGACCAGATGCGGTCGGCGCTGGACGGTGTGCAGATCGCCTACTACCTGATCCATGCGATGGGATCCGGTGCGCACTACGACGCCCGGGACCGACACTTGGCCCGGACCTTCGCCGAGGCCGCCCGTGGCGCCGGCGTCGGCCGGATCGTCTATCTCGGCGGCATGCATCCTCGGGACGAAGTCCTGTCGCCACATCTGGAATCCCGGCGCGAAGTCGGTGAGATCTTCCTCTCCTCCGGAGTGCCGAGCATCGTCCTGCAGGCCGCGGTGATCATCGGCTCCGGCAGTGCCTCGTTCGAGATGCTGCGGTATCTGACCGAGCGGCTGCCGGTGATGATCGCTCCGACCTGGCTGCGGACCCGGATCCAACCGATCGCCATCCGGGACGTGCTGTACTACCTGGTCGCGGTCGCCGGCCTGGCCGATGATCACAACCGGACCTTCGACATCGGCGGGCCCGACGTGCTCACCTACCAGCAGATGATCCAGCGGTATGCCCGAGCCGTCGGACTGCCGTCGCGGCTGATCGGAACCGTTCCCTGGTTGACGCCCTGGCTGGCCAGCCATTGGGTCGGACTGGTCACGCCGGTTCCGGCGACGATCGCCAAACCGCTGGTGTTGTCGCTGACCCACGAGGTCACCCGTAAGGAAGATGATCTTGATCGGCTGCTGCCCGGCCCGCCCCGGCAGCTGATCGGCTTCGACCGAGCGGTCGAGCTGGCCCTACAGAAGATCCAGGACTACGACGTCAGCACCACCTGGTCCTCGGCCAACTACGTCGGTGCACCAAGCGACCCGCTGCCCGACGACCCGGACTGGGCCGGCGGTGACCTCTACGTCGACGACCGCCGGACCGAGGTCGATGCCAGCCCCGCGGATCTCTGGTCGGTGATCGAAGAGATCGGCGGTCGGGCGGGCTGGCATTCCTGGCGGTTGGGCTGGCTCGCTCGCGGTCTGATGGATCGGCTGGTCGGCGGTCCGGGGCTGCGTCGCGGCCGGCGCCATCCGACCAAGCTGGAGACCGGTGATCCGTTGGACTGGTGGCGGGTGGAGCAGATCATCCCGGGCGAGCTGCTCCGACTTCGCGCCGAGATGAAGCTACCCGGGTTGGCCTGGCTCGAGTTGATCATCGAGACCGACGATGCGGGGCGCACCTTCTTCCGGCAGCGCGCCCTCTATCACCCGTACGGTCTGCTGGGTCACCTCTACTGGCTTGCCGTGACGCCGTTCCACGGCGTCGTCTTCGGTGGCATGCAGCGCAACATCGCCCGGTCCACCCCGGCCGGCGGCGCCGATCACCGACACTCGGTCGGTGGCGCGGGAAAGCCTGATCCGGCTAACCGCGGCCGTGCGCAAAGCGGTCGCGACCGACCGTCAGGTCGATGA